A stretch of the Rhizobium sp. CCGE531 genome encodes the following:
- a CDS encoding TrbC/VirB2 family protein: MNRSEFAIQVLVVYGRAVWYSLMRQKWIGNAAVIVTASLILLISQFEPAAAQNLDALQNAADRLVQFFTGPFGRSVGAIAFIGMFLAAAFGYWSWGALLRVGGSLAGMFAAAELVDFLAGGGS, encoded by the coding sequence ATGAATCGTTCCGAATTTGCAATCCAGGTCCTCGTCGTCTACGGGCGCGCGGTCTGGTACTCGCTGATGAGACAGAAGTGGATCGGCAATGCCGCTGTCATCGTCACCGCCAGCCTGATCCTCCTCATCAGTCAGTTTGAGCCAGCCGCTGCGCAAAATCTCGATGCGTTGCAGAACGCCGCCGACCGGCTGGTACAATTCTTCACCGGACCCTTCGGCCGATCGGTCGGGGCGATCGCTTTCATCGGAATGTTTCTGGCGGCAGCCTTCGGATACTGGTCCTGGGGAGCGCTGCTTCGCGTCGGCGGAAGCCTTGCCGGCATGTTTGCCGCCGCCGAACTCGTCGACTTCCTGGCTGGCGGCGGATCCTGA
- a CDS encoding type IV secretion system protein, whose translation MALFRKQLRAAPADHVPGPQDIYDQHLSWGEKNRSLKTLIGLILLAFAVAGWVVAGVLSFSVAQLFPLVRTEVVPLIVDKNTGYMETVTSLDKDRSSVSEMQAVRASFVGNYVIRRETYDPRYLSDNFDMIALWSEPNSEAFKDYEEWMNPSNPRGPVKTMGATGDIRPEILSVNPLNASTMAVRFETRERQRGGDVVNRWSATVRYRQINLPASNRVRLYNPLGFVVTEYVKVPETMPSGLAP comes from the coding sequence TTGGCATTGTTCAGAAAGCAATTGAGGGCCGCCCCGGCCGATCATGTCCCCGGCCCCCAGGATATCTACGATCAGCATTTGTCTTGGGGAGAAAAGAACCGCTCACTCAAGACCTTGATTGGTCTCATCCTGTTGGCCTTCGCCGTTGCCGGCTGGGTCGTCGCCGGCGTGCTTTCTTTTTCGGTGGCCCAGCTTTTCCCCCTTGTCCGCACCGAGGTCGTTCCTCTCATCGTCGACAAGAACACGGGATACATGGAAACCGTGACGTCGCTCGACAAAGATCGGTCGAGCGTCTCGGAAATGCAGGCCGTTCGGGCCTCCTTCGTCGGCAATTACGTCATACGGCGGGAGACCTACGATCCGCGCTATCTGTCGGACAATTTCGACATGATCGCGCTGTGGTCGGAGCCGAACTCGGAAGCTTTCAAGGACTACGAGGAGTGGATGAACCCGTCCAACCCACGAGGGCCCGTGAAAACCATGGGCGCCACCGGTGACATCCGTCCGGAGATCCTCTCGGTCAATCCGCTCAATGCCTCGACCATGGCCGTCCGGTTCGAGACACGGGAGCGCCAACGTGGCGGTGACGTCGTCAATCGGTGGTCTGCAACAGTACGTTATCGCCAGATCAATCTGCCGGCCAGCAACAGGGTCCGGCTTTACAATCCGCTCGGCTTTGTCGTTACCGAATATGTGAAGGTACCAGAGACAATGCCTTCGGGGCTCGCCCCATGA
- the virB11 gene encoding P-type DNA transfer ATPase VirB11 yields MNARPAISAERHFLAEALEPIRAFLDDPAVVEISCQRSNEIWLEKIGQLSMVSQQVDGLDQDAIRHMASRAASFTKQTVNAENPLLSATLTGGERVQFVLSPTSATGHAFSIRKQFIRRFDLNDYENAGAFRFTKVTGDDYIDELDIELSTLLRAGKIRAFLELAAVNHRSMLISGGTSTGKTTFLNTMLTSIPNQERFILMQDTEELEPRQENVVSLLVSKGGQGEARVTMTDLLATALRLRPDRIFMGELRGDEAFDFLNAINTGHPGSMSTIHANSPHHAFNRLSTLVLNSNVRMERDDIIRYIRSIIPIVVQLKKSDAAGGRGVSEIYFADEVDKDGKRIHVSGD; encoded by the coding sequence ATGAACGCACGTCCCGCAATCTCCGCCGAGCGGCATTTTCTGGCCGAGGCGCTGGAACCGATCCGGGCCTTTCTCGACGATCCTGCAGTCGTCGAGATTTCCTGCCAGCGCAGCAACGAGATCTGGCTCGAGAAGATCGGCCAGCTCAGCATGGTCAGCCAACAGGTCGACGGCCTGGACCAGGACGCAATCCGCCACATGGCGTCTCGCGCGGCGTCTTTTACCAAGCAGACCGTCAACGCTGAGAACCCGCTATTGTCGGCGACACTGACAGGCGGCGAGCGCGTGCAGTTCGTCCTTAGTCCAACGTCGGCGACGGGGCATGCATTCTCGATCCGCAAGCAGTTCATTCGTCGGTTCGACCTCAACGACTACGAGAATGCCGGCGCGTTTCGCTTCACGAAGGTTACTGGCGATGACTATATCGATGAATTGGATATCGAGCTTTCAACGCTGCTCCGCGCCGGCAAGATTCGCGCTTTCCTGGAACTCGCGGCCGTCAATCATCGCAGTATGCTGATTTCCGGTGGGACATCCACCGGCAAGACGACGTTTCTCAACACCATGCTGACTTCCATTCCAAACCAGGAACGCTTCATCCTGATGCAGGATACGGAGGAACTCGAACCGCGACAGGAAAATGTCGTGTCGCTGCTGGTCTCGAAGGGAGGCCAAGGGGAGGCCAGGGTCACCATGACTGATCTGCTGGCCACCGCGCTACGGCTCAGGCCGGACAGGATCTTCATGGGCGAGCTGCGCGGCGACGAGGCGTTCGATTTCCTGAACGCGATCAACACCGGCCATCCCGGATCGATGTCGACCATCCATGCGAACTCGCCGCACCATGCGTTCAACCGCCTGTCCACGCTGGTGCTCAACAGCAATGTCCGCATGGAGCGCGACGATATCATTCGATATATCCGTTCGATCATCCCGATCGTGGTGCAGTTGAAGAAGAGCGATGCCGCCGGCGGCCGCGGCGTCAGCGAGATCTACTTTGCCGATGAGGTGGACAAAGATGGCAAGCGTATTCACGTCAGCGGAGACTGA
- a CDS encoding type IV secretion system protein, producing the protein MDPVSYAINFYGDALRYFDKINQASLERAWGLFAENGNLVSGILAIFLILYFLWGALGFSSVSLQDMAVTAFKLALAYALIMSWATFYDNIGQFVLSTPQDLGSAISSAMGGQSAGSDLASQVASMARKVYDFAMQLFNSYESGWLPNVTGAVVVFIVLVFGLLPMLLILTGVTLFAKMITAVMLAIGPIAILCYFFGITRFVFDAWVRGVAYGMFMLLFTYIMAGLSFGFLIGMMDTINGDMATKENALAIVLAMVLYLALISYFIFQVPDFARTFAYGAAISGVPGGGSVDAAYGAARRGLSASNSRAGQAAAVALGMLAGPRGAVTAAALASRSSMAGAGALGRMLTNRRRNGE; encoded by the coding sequence ATGGATCCGGTCAGCTACGCGATCAATTTCTATGGCGATGCGCTTCGATACTTCGACAAGATCAACCAAGCGTCGCTGGAACGAGCCTGGGGTCTGTTTGCCGAAAACGGCAATCTCGTCTCTGGGATCCTCGCGATCTTCCTGATCCTGTACTTTCTCTGGGGCGCGCTCGGGTTTTCCAGCGTGTCGTTGCAGGATATGGCCGTCACGGCATTCAAGCTCGCGCTCGCATACGCCCTGATCATGTCCTGGGCTACGTTTTACGACAATATCGGCCAGTTCGTGCTGTCGACGCCACAGGATCTTGGCTCGGCGATTTCCTCCGCAATGGGTGGGCAATCGGCCGGATCGGATCTTGCCAGCCAGGTCGCCTCGATGGCGCGCAAGGTCTACGACTTCGCCATGCAGCTCTTCAATTCCTATGAGTCCGGCTGGCTGCCGAATGTCACCGGCGCTGTCGTCGTCTTCATCGTCCTCGTCTTCGGCCTACTGCCGATGCTCTTGATCCTCACAGGCGTGACGCTGTTTGCCAAGATGATCACCGCGGTGATGCTAGCGATCGGGCCGATCGCCATCCTTTGCTACTTCTTCGGCATCACGCGCTTCGTCTTCGACGCCTGGGTAAGGGGCGTCGCCTACGGCATGTTCATGCTTCTGTTTACCTACATCATGGCCGGGCTGTCTTTCGGGTTTCTGATCGGCATGATGGACACCATCAACGGTGACATGGCGACCAAGGAGAACGCTCTCGCGATCGTGCTGGCCATGGTTCTGTACCTGGCACTGATCTCCTACTTCATTTTTCAGGTTCCTGATTTTGCCCGCACCTTCGCTTACGGCGCTGCCATATCCGGGGTGCCGGGCGGGGGTAGCGTCGACGCGGCATATGGAGCGGCACGAAGGGGACTGTCGGCCAGCAATTCGAGAGCCGGGCAGGCCGCAGCGGTTGCTCTTGGCATGCTGGCAGGCCCGAGAGGCGCGGTCACCGCGGCCGCGCTCGCCAGCCGCAGCAGCATGGCAGGTGCCGGCGCACTCGGCCGCATGCTGACCAACCGGCGCCGCAACGGCGAATGA
- a CDS encoding lytic transglycosylase domain-containing protein: MSAAASPAIDWSNFSQRIGDPDTVDKKTASLSPLGTDVVDTMESGLDARGTASTGGAGAKPGVYSSIGVFSADDQPESAAVNQAGEPRKTSATAGARPDLIAQMPQEYTALAIKIAVEEGVDPNWVLSIMRAENGDFDPELVSAGGAIGLMQVMPKIGRAFGAADLTDPEQNIRAGTRFLRLLIDKYRNPVLVASAYNAGEPRVDARHSLPLIQETADYVTRVVGYYTGTSSPSSASSTANPTPSAPAPGRPAGRADRARSPMLVFSISGTPVAASRSQEEVAEIPFGVPVKIVKEEVHP; this comes from the coding sequence GTGAGCGCAGCCGCTTCGCCGGCAATCGATTGGAGCAATTTCTCACAGCGGATCGGTGACCCCGACACCGTCGATAAGAAGACAGCCAGCCTTTCTCCACTGGGGACAGATGTTGTCGACACGATGGAAAGCGGCCTTGACGCGCGAGGCACGGCCTCGACGGGAGGTGCCGGAGCCAAACCAGGCGTTTATTCGTCGATCGGCGTTTTTTCCGCTGATGATCAGCCGGAGAGCGCGGCCGTCAACCAGGCAGGCGAGCCTCGCAAGACCAGCGCGACGGCCGGAGCGCGACCTGACCTTATCGCCCAAATGCCCCAGGAGTATACCGCGCTTGCCATAAAGATCGCCGTCGAAGAGGGCGTCGATCCGAACTGGGTGCTGTCGATCATGCGCGCCGAGAATGGCGATTTCGACCCCGAACTGGTGAGTGCCGGTGGCGCCATCGGCCTGATGCAGGTCATGCCGAAGATTGGGAGGGCTTTCGGCGCTGCCGACCTTACGGATCCCGAGCAGAATATCCGTGCCGGTACCCGCTTCCTGCGCCTCCTCATCGACAAATATCGCAATCCGGTTCTCGTCGCTTCCGCCTACAATGCCGGCGAACCCCGCGTCGACGCGCGTCATTCCTTGCCGCTGATTCAGGAGACTGCAGACTATGTGACGCGGGTCGTTGGCTACTACACGGGTACATCGTCACCTTCATCAGCTTCCAGCACTGCCAACCCAACTCCGTCCGCCCCGGCCCCTGGTCGTCCTGCAGGTCGCGCTGATCGGGCTAGATCCCCAATGCTTGTCTTTTCCATTTCAGGCACGCCCGTGGCGGCAAGCCGCAGCCAAGAGGAGGTAGCCGAAATCCCATTCGGCGTACCGGTAAAAATCGTCAAGGAAGAGGTGCACCCATGA
- a CDS encoding transglycosylase SLT domain-containing protein, with product MKTARLSELATVSLLALAAVTTPTAYAQVPVIDNTRLKIQQETLNWYKNYQADTQGVKGATGGTTDSVAPGQGSGAPADCSAEGMAGNTAPAAPSKQTPSQQEVARMVADEALRQGVDPNFAMAIAEQESRFRQSARSAVGATGVMQLMPGTAAGLGVNPYDTRDNIRGGVKYIKQLQGMFGNRYDLIAAGYNAGPYRQSLQNGQIPNIPETQDYVKKVSAYYSRNKAQNGDRTPPAGSEAEPETVSDSTGCGEQLKKAVDRNTEAQIERGNVWNAFVEKSTEANQQYLQRLQAGLQSSSANLRGAGGGNAKDQDGSLVMAQIQCPTTIADSGSTRCFAVPSTATTEQIQRWLEDLQEQARANGDVATFSVMRDPALGLVTVVDARPTAN from the coding sequence ATGAAGACCGCAAGGCTTTCTGAGCTGGCGACCGTCAGCCTCCTGGCGCTCGCCGCTGTGACGACCCCGACTGCCTACGCACAGGTGCCCGTCATCGACAACACTCGTCTGAAGATCCAGCAGGAGACGTTGAACTGGTACAAAAATTATCAGGCGGACACTCAAGGGGTAAAGGGCGCCACGGGCGGAACGACCGACAGCGTGGCACCCGGGCAAGGCTCGGGCGCACCGGCCGATTGTTCGGCGGAAGGTATGGCAGGGAACACAGCGCCCGCCGCTCCATCGAAGCAGACCCCGAGCCAACAGGAGGTCGCTCGCATGGTCGCGGACGAGGCGCTGCGCCAGGGCGTCGATCCAAACTTTGCTATGGCAATTGCCGAACAGGAATCGCGCTTCCGGCAATCCGCGCGTTCCGCCGTTGGCGCCACCGGCGTCATGCAACTGATGCCTGGAACCGCGGCAGGGCTTGGCGTCAATCCCTATGATACGCGCGACAACATTCGTGGCGGCGTCAAATACATCAAGCAACTACAAGGAATGTTCGGCAATCGCTATGACTTGATCGCCGCCGGCTATAATGCAGGGCCGTATCGGCAGTCGCTGCAGAATGGACAGATCCCAAACATTCCCGAAACACAGGACTACGTCAAAAAGGTTTCGGCCTATTACAGTCGCAACAAGGCGCAGAATGGCGACCGCACTCCCCCCGCTGGCTCCGAAGCCGAGCCGGAAACTGTCAGCGATAGCACCGGTTGCGGTGAGCAACTGAAGAAGGCCGTCGATCGCAACACAGAGGCACAGATCGAGCGCGGCAACGTGTGGAACGCCTTTGTCGAAAAGTCGACGGAAGCGAACCAGCAATATTTGCAGCGTCTTCAGGCCGGGTTGCAATCGTCATCGGCGAACCTGCGCGGCGCTGGCGGCGGTAATGCGAAGGACCAGGACGGTTCGCTTGTCATGGCGCAGATCCAATGCCCGACGACGATCGCCGATAGCGGCAGTACCCGCTGCTTTGCCGTGCCGTCGACGGCGACGACCGAACAGATCCAGCGCTGGCTTGAGGACCTGCAGGAACAGGCGCGCGCCAACGGCGACGTCGCGACCTTCTCGGTTATGCGGGATCCAGCACTGGGTCTGGTGACGGTCGTCGACGCCAGACCGACAGCAAACTGA
- a CDS encoding TrbG/VirB9 family P-type conjugative transfer protein, whose translation MKRCAAAFFLVLLMTPAVVHGELLARPGRLDPRVRSLPYSAEQVFLVTGTYGLVTTILFGTDEEITQVVAGDTVSWQILTSADRRSLTLKPMEKDAATNLSVVTTKRTYSFDLRVNDSKAMQNQTFKLTFTYPEDAGLKGTAELWKQAQDAERNPNIKNIRRDKVNYDYGFKGNDAAKPLWAFDDGVKTFMKFTGDIPAIFIVDPKRRESLVNYRREADYIVIDKVSRQWSLRFGTEEETCLFNLRTSPADTPAPIEGAVAPKRIGAGAANQQSQSR comes from the coding sequence ATGAAGAGATGCGCCGCCGCATTTTTCCTCGTTCTGCTCATGACCCCAGCAGTCGTTCATGGCGAGCTCCTGGCACGGCCGGGCCGGCTTGACCCGCGCGTCCGGTCACTGCCGTATTCCGCCGAGCAGGTATTTCTCGTCACTGGCACCTATGGGCTGGTCACGACCATTCTCTTCGGTACTGACGAGGAGATCACACAGGTCGTCGCGGGCGACACCGTCTCCTGGCAGATCCTTACCTCGGCCGACAGGCGTTCGTTGACATTGAAGCCGATGGAGAAGGACGCGGCGACAAATTTGTCGGTTGTGACCACGAAGCGAACCTATTCCTTCGATCTGCGCGTCAACGACAGCAAGGCGATGCAGAACCAGACCTTCAAGCTGACATTCACCTATCCGGAAGATGCCGGCTTGAAAGGAACTGCCGAGCTCTGGAAACAGGCTCAGGATGCCGAGCGTAATCCGAATATCAAGAACATTCGTCGCGACAAGGTCAATTACGACTATGGCTTCAAGGGCAACGATGCCGCCAAGCCCCTATGGGCCTTCGACGATGGGGTGAAGACCTTCATGAAGTTCACCGGAGACATCCCGGCGATCTTCATTGTCGACCCCAAGCGGCGCGAGAGCCTCGTGAACTACCGTCGGGAGGCGGACTATATCGTCATCGACAAGGTCTCGCGGCAGTGGTCCCTGCGCTTTGGGACCGAGGAGGAGACCTGCCTGTTCAATCTCCGGACGTCTCCCGCCGACACCCCGGCGCCCATCGAAGGTGCAGTTGCTCCCAAGCGGATTGGAGCCGGAGCCGCCAACCAGCAATCCCAATCACGATAG
- a CDS encoding VirB4 family type IV secretion/conjugal transfer ATPase, which translates to MSTMARSLKGTLSKGWEIFADRSISTHVPFYVPIENGIIRLKNDCLVSTIKLTGFSFETADIETINMLQRQRNSAFRAISSIGNFALYTHVIRRKVAPSLPSGFSDPFMRRLDDVYQSSISKNEMFVNDTYVSLVVRPLFRKGSALSRIMGVGGNVVRREQFRAMRDKLVEATRALEKSLAVYGPKVLRDIQRVEADLGNGRKIYRDISEDMVVEEGMRKIWFSEQCEFFYTLLNGGRVRPIRLGNIPIDQMLPARRTSIGNRVVHLQGDTQDDDRYAAMVSLKEYPPETGAGMLDYVLKLPFEIVLTQSMSFIDDMAARSRIERLDRQMSKADEGGSSVQANLDIARDELARKRVAFTEHHLTVMPVAKSMAQLDDAVALIGNELGALGASYVREDLNAEPAYWAQLPGNQAYIARRALISTLNCAGLSSFHAYPYGKPDGNHWGPAITIFETTSGTPYFFNFHQGDVGHTTVFGPTGSGKTVIMAFLILQAYRVSPRLKTIVFDKDRGLDIMVRAAGGTYMSLEPGQPSGWNPLLLDDNEENRVFLYGLLSFMLKPSKEGESLTPQEEAIIRNAIKSVLKTKDRSYRRLSSLRALLAGSERTEGSLIARLDKWVGHGPYAWLFDNADDNLDISRPMIGFDMTSILDDPTVRTAALLYMFHRLDAIYDGKAPIINLMDEAWKLLDDDEFKRTMKDYFKTIRKRNGLVIFGTQSADDVVQSSVSRTIIEQTSTNIFFANPKADENSYMEHFGLSRAEFDWVKNGDPSSRFMLIKQAKSSVIARVDMSHMPEFIKVLSGREETVREVELLLDEYGDDPKGWLSKFCNWEGGASDEDRKAF; encoded by the coding sequence ATGAGCACGATGGCAAGATCGCTGAAAGGAACCTTATCGAAGGGATGGGAGATATTTGCCGACCGCAGTATCTCGACCCATGTTCCGTTCTACGTGCCGATCGAAAACGGCATAATCCGGCTTAAGAACGATTGCCTGGTCTCGACCATTAAGTTGACCGGCTTCTCATTCGAGACAGCTGATATCGAGACGATCAACATGCTGCAGCGCCAACGCAACTCGGCGTTTCGGGCAATTTCGTCCATCGGCAATTTCGCGCTCTACACCCATGTTATCAGGCGCAAGGTGGCGCCATCGCTGCCATCAGGCTTTTCCGACCCCTTCATGCGGCGCCTCGACGACGTCTATCAATCGAGCATCTCTAAGAACGAAATGTTCGTCAACGACACCTACGTGTCGCTGGTCGTCCGGCCCTTGTTCAGGAAGGGATCGGCGCTGTCGCGGATCATGGGCGTCGGCGGCAATGTCGTACGCAGGGAGCAGTTTCGGGCTATGCGCGATAAACTGGTCGAGGCGACACGCGCGCTTGAGAAGTCCCTTGCTGTCTATGGCCCGAAGGTTCTGCGCGACATCCAACGCGTCGAAGCCGATCTTGGGAACGGAAGGAAGATCTATCGCGACATCTCCGAAGACATGGTGGTCGAGGAGGGCATGCGGAAGATCTGGTTCTCGGAACAGTGTGAATTCTTCTACACGCTCCTGAACGGTGGGCGCGTCCGACCGATCCGGCTTGGCAATATCCCGATCGACCAAATGCTTCCCGCACGTCGAACCTCGATCGGCAACCGGGTCGTCCATCTGCAGGGCGATACGCAGGACGATGATCGATATGCCGCGATGGTGTCGCTCAAGGAGTACCCGCCTGAGACCGGGGCCGGCATGCTCGACTATGTTCTCAAGCTGCCATTCGAGATCGTGCTGACCCAGTCGATGTCATTCATCGACGACATGGCAGCGCGCAGCCGGATCGAGAGGCTCGACCGGCAGATGTCGAAAGCCGACGAGGGCGGTTCTAGCGTCCAGGCCAATCTCGACATTGCCCGTGACGAACTGGCTCGCAAGCGCGTCGCCTTCACGGAGCACCATCTCACCGTCATGCCCGTCGCCAAGTCAATGGCCCAACTGGACGACGCGGTGGCCCTCATCGGCAATGAATTGGGAGCGCTCGGCGCCTCCTACGTTCGCGAAGACCTGAATGCCGAGCCAGCCTATTGGGCGCAGCTTCCCGGCAATCAGGCGTACATTGCCCGCCGAGCCTTGATCTCGACCCTTAATTGCGCGGGTTTAAGCAGCTTCCACGCCTATCCCTATGGCAAGCCGGACGGCAACCATTGGGGGCCGGCGATCACCATTTTCGAGACGACGTCTGGCACACCCTACTTCTTCAATTTCCATCAGGGCGACGTCGGGCACACCACCGTCTTCGGCCCGACCGGATCGGGCAAGACCGTGATCATGGCTTTTCTGATCCTGCAAGCCTACAGGGTCAGCCCGCGCCTGAAGACGATCGTCTTCGACAAGGACCGCGGCCTCGACATCATGGTACGGGCAGCGGGCGGAACCTACATGTCGCTTGAGCCCGGCCAGCCGTCGGGATGGAATCCGCTGCTTCTTGACGACAACGAGGAGAACCGCGTTTTCCTTTACGGGCTCCTAAGCTTCATGCTGAAGCCATCGAAGGAAGGTGAAAGCCTGACGCCGCAGGAAGAGGCGATTATTCGAAACGCCATCAAGTCGGTCCTGAAGACGAAGGACAGGTCCTATCGTCGTCTGTCGTCGCTACGTGCTCTTCTCGCTGGCAGCGAGAGAACCGAGGGGAGCCTGATCGCGAGGCTCGATAAATGGGTCGGCCATGGCCCCTATGCGTGGCTGTTCGACAATGCCGATGACAATCTCGACATTTCCAGGCCGATGATCGGCTTCGACATGACGTCGATCCTTGACGATCCCACGGTGCGCACCGCAGCACTTCTGTACATGTTTCATCGGCTCGACGCGATCTATGACGGCAAGGCGCCGATCATCAACCTGATGGACGAAGCCTGGAAGCTGCTCGATGACGACGAGTTCAAGCGCACGATGAAAGACTATTTCAAGACCATCCGTAAACGGAACGGTCTTGTGATCTTTGGCACGCAGTCGGCCGACGACGTGGTTCAATCGAGCGTCAGCCGGACGATCATCGAGCAGACGTCGACCAACATTTTTTTCGCCAATCCGAAGGCCGACGAGAACTCCTACATGGAGCATTTCGGGCTTTCCAGGGCCGAATTTGACTGGGTCAAGAACGGCGACCCAAGTTCGCGCTTCATGCTGATCAAGCAAGCCAAGAGCAGCGTCATCGCGCGCGTCGACATGTCCCACATGCCGGAATTCATCAAGGTGCTTTCTGGGAGGGAAGAGACCGTGCGGGAAGTCGAGCTGCTGCTCGACGAATACGGCGACGATCCGAAAGGCTGGCTTTCGAAGTTCTGCAACTGGGAGGGAGGCGCGTCCGATGAAGACCGCAAGGCTTTCTGA
- the virB10 gene encoding type IV secretion system protein VirB10 encodes MSDPSYHSIDNDTAIGGQVRRSGIGMMRPIAVVAAIVGVGVVLYFLLAGGEREPAVDTLPREEFRPAQVPRSEGFRTPAPPPLPTVEVPEAPPPPPPPPPAPVVPAAAPVAPPAEVDCTRGKNPDNPRCIELAREAKLMERVRSSAMVFDQSNKTVGAAQASADSTSAGPFGSGVGSGAQPSAATDGNATDGDRAFLKAMGGQGVEVSVASQNRRTDAWIPQGTMIRGTLETAINSDLAGMVKGIVREDVYSFDGRRILIPAGSSLIGDYKSGVERGQERILIVWTRMIRGDGVSVQLGSYGTDRLGRSGMTGVVDRKYWERFGPPALMTLIGGATQYIAQLGQKPDRNITIVNDSGSVTSIPQDNGDTSQDRARQIAAETIASGIQQLGTEAFQDSRNIRPTIHIPQGSDINVFVTRDLDFADLYPDPVRERFESLRKQRYGK; translated from the coding sequence ATGTCAGATCCCAGCTACCACTCGATCGACAACGATACCGCCATCGGCGGACAGGTCAGACGGTCTGGCATCGGCATGATGCGGCCGATCGCTGTCGTTGCAGCGATCGTGGGCGTGGGCGTGGTCCTGTATTTCCTCCTGGCGGGCGGAGAGAGGGAGCCGGCGGTCGACACGTTGCCGCGCGAAGAATTTCGCCCCGCGCAGGTGCCGCGCAGTGAAGGCTTCAGGACGCCGGCGCCTCCGCCGCTTCCAACGGTTGAAGTCCCAGAGGCTCCCCCGCCGCCACCTCCGCCACCGCCCGCGCCTGTCGTTCCCGCCGCTGCTCCCGTGGCACCCCCGGCGGAAGTCGATTGCACGCGAGGCAAGAACCCTGACAACCCGCGCTGCATCGAACTCGCGCGGGAGGCAAAGCTTATGGAGCGCGTACGTTCGTCGGCCATGGTTTTCGACCAATCGAATAAGACGGTCGGTGCGGCCCAAGCGTCCGCCGATAGCACGAGTGCCGGACCGTTCGGGTCAGGGGTTGGATCGGGGGCGCAGCCGAGCGCGGCGACGGATGGCAATGCTACCGATGGTGACCGCGCGTTCTTGAAGGCGATGGGCGGGCAAGGCGTGGAAGTCTCTGTCGCCTCGCAGAACCGCCGCACCGACGCCTGGATCCCCCAGGGCACGATGATCCGGGGAACGCTGGAGACAGCGATCAATTCCGACCTCGCCGGCATGGTCAAAGGGATTGTCCGCGAAGACGTCTATTCCTTTGACGGCCGTCGAATTCTTATCCCGGCCGGTTCCTCGCTGATCGGCGACTACAAGTCCGGGGTCGAACGGGGGCAGGAGCGTATCCTGATCGTCTGGACCCGCATGATCCGCGGTGACGGTGTCTCGGTGCAGCTTGGCTCCTACGGCACAGACCGGCTTGGCCGCTCGGGCATGACGGGTGTCGTCGACCGGAAATATTGGGAACGGTTCGGACCGCCGGCTCTGATGACGCTGATCGGCGGCGCCACGCAATATATCGCCCAGCTCGGCCAGAAGCCCGACCGGAATATCACCATCGTCAACGACAGTGGCAGTGTTACCAGTATCCCGCAGGACAATGGCGACACGTCACAGGATCGCGCCCGGCAAATCGCCGCCGAGACCATAGCTTCCGGCATTCAACAGCTGGGCACGGAAGCCTTCCAGGACAGCCGCAATATCCGGCCGACCATCCACATCCCGCAGGGCTCCGACATCAACGTCTTCGTCACACGCGACCTCGACTTCGCAGACCTTTATCCTGATCCGGTTCGCGAGCGGTTCGAGAGCTTGCGCAAGCAGAGATACGGCAAATGA
- a CDS encoding VirB3 family type IV secretion system protein: MAGSTSNADGGDDYIECHPVILALTRPPTVMGIPYTYFLAECFVSLMVFMIFGSILWFPVSFVVLHTILYVLTVKLDLWFFDIVGRLSLCGINPLGRRLGGGIRTYGA; encoded by the coding sequence ATGGCCGGGTCGACAAGCAATGCAGACGGTGGCGACGACTATATCGAGTGCCACCCCGTCATTCTCGCGCTCACCCGGCCGCCGACCGTGATGGGCATACCCTACACCTATTTTCTAGCGGAATGCTTTGTCTCGCTGATGGTGTTCATGATCTTCGGCTCGATCCTCTGGTTTCCGGTCTCCTTCGTCGTCCTGCACACCATTCTCTATGTGCTCACCGTCAAGCTCGACCTCTGGTTCTTCGACATCGTCGGGAGGCTCAGCCTGTGCGGCATCAACCCGCTCGGTCGTCGGCTCGGCGGCGGCATCCGAACCTACGGAGCTTGA